A region from the Mustela erminea isolate mMusErm1 chromosome 10, mMusErm1.Pri, whole genome shotgun sequence genome encodes:
- the LOC116568221 gene encoding zinc finger protein 684-like translates to MFTFEKTLTKKRVQNCNLNTKCISSRQIQHRCESNRKSLQPNSHLLSYNKNYIRENSYEYKECGKAFKNKFCLIRHEKKHIRKNKTFECNDCGKAFSSKGHLIAHQKIHGGERPYVYNDCGKAFMHKAQLVVHQRLHTGEKPYECPQCGKSFTWHSSFTQHVKSHTLENSFECKECGKTFRYSSSLYKHFRIHTGEKPYRCRECGKAFADSSMLVMHQRIHTGEKPHGCTKCGKAFIKKSHLLKHYLAHTAEQQNKCSTCGKSFNRKTHLILHQRSHKNMEAM, encoded by the exons ATGTTCACCTTTGAGAAAACACTGACCAAGAAGAGAGTCCAGAACTGTAATCtgaatacaaaatgtatttcttcaagaCAAATACAACATAGATGTGAGTCAAATAGAAAGAGTCTGCAACCTAATTCACACTTGCTCAGTTACAATAAAAATTACATCAGAGAAAACTCCTATGAATACaaggaatgtggaaaagccttcaaaAACAAGTTTTGTCTCATTAG ACATGAAAAGAAacatataaggaaaaataaaacctttgaatgCAATgactgtgggaaagcctttagcAGTAAGGGACACCTTATAGCTCATCAAAAAATTCATGGGGGAGAGAGACCCTATGTGTACAATGATTGTGGGAAAGCATTTATGCATAAAGCACAACTGGTGGTCCATCAGAGGCTCCACACGGGAGAGAAACCTTACGAATGCCCTCAGTGTGGGAAGTCGTTCACTTGGCACTCCTCCTTTACCCAACATGTGAAATCGCATACACTTGAGAACTCAtttgaatgtaaggaatgtgggaaaaccttcagGTATAGCTCATCcctttataaacattttagaattcaCACAGGAGAAAAACCGTACAGGTGTAGAGAATGTGGCAAAGCCTTTGCAGACTCCTCAATGCTAGTCATGCATCAGAGGATTCATACAGGTGAGAAACCCCATGGGTGTACtaaatgtggaaaagccttcatCAAGAAGTCACATCTCCTTAAACATTACTTGGCTCACACAGCAGAGCAACAAAACAAATGCAGCACGTGTGGGAAATCTTTTAACCGGAAGACACATCTCATTCTCCATCAAAGGAGTCATAAAAACATGGAAGCTATGTGA